From Streptomyces sp. NBC_01754, a single genomic window includes:
- a CDS encoding ABC transporter ATP-binding protein, with protein sequence MTAAELVVDGVTLTAGARSLVEDVSLTARPGEVVGLVGPNGSGKSSLLRAVYRVLRPDAGRVGVDGTDAWSLSVRRMARTVAAVVQESGADFDLTVREVVAMGRTPHKRLLAGDTPEDAALVDGALSAMDVTALADRPFDRLSGGERQRVLIARAFAQRPALLVLDEPTNHLDIRHQLDVLGALRHLDATVLLALHDLNLAAYYCDRIYVLCDGRITASGPPAEVLTPRLLAEVYGVVAEVAVHPGTGAPQVTFLPGRRATPVRRAPAVP encoded by the coding sequence ATGACCGCGGCCGAACTCGTCGTCGACGGTGTCACGCTCACCGCCGGTGCGCGCAGCCTGGTGGAGGACGTCTCCCTGACGGCCCGTCCGGGCGAAGTGGTCGGCCTGGTCGGCCCCAACGGCAGCGGCAAGTCCAGCCTGCTGCGCGCCGTCTACCGGGTGTTGCGCCCCGACGCCGGCCGGGTCGGTGTCGACGGCACCGACGCCTGGTCGCTGTCCGTGCGGCGTATGGCCCGTACGGTCGCGGCGGTGGTGCAGGAATCGGGTGCCGACTTCGACCTCACGGTCCGGGAGGTCGTCGCCATGGGGCGTACCCCGCACAAACGGCTGCTCGCCGGCGACACCCCCGAGGACGCCGCGCTGGTCGACGGGGCCCTCTCGGCCATGGACGTCACCGCCCTGGCCGACCGCCCCTTCGACCGGCTGTCCGGCGGTGAACGCCAGCGCGTGCTCATCGCCCGTGCCTTCGCCCAGCGGCCGGCACTGCTCGTACTGGACGAGCCGACCAACCACCTGGACATCCGTCACCAGTTGGACGTGCTCGGTGCGCTGCGGCATCTGGACGCCACCGTCCTGCTCGCCCTGCACGACCTCAATCTGGCCGCCTACTACTGCGATCGCATCTACGTCCTGTGCGACGGCCGGATCACGGCGTCCGGCCCGCCCGCCGAGGTTCTCACCCCCCGGCTGCTGGCCGAGGTGTACGGCGTCGTCGCGGAAGTGGCGGTCCATCCCGGTACGGGCGCCCCGCAGGTGACCTTCCTGCCGGGGCGGCGGGCCACCCCGGTCCGGAGGGCCCCCGCCGTGCCGTGA